One part of the Marinobacterium rhizophilum genome encodes these proteins:
- a CDS encoding ABC transporter ATP-binding protein, with the protein MTAVMNAQSQREKLRINDLHAFYGESHILHGIDLSIKQGELVTLLGRNGSGRTTTLRAIMNMVGKRSGSININGHETIDMPSHRIAHLGLGYCPEERGIFSSLNVEENLMLPPSVRSDGMSVEEIYAMFPNLAERRKSQGTRLSGGEQQMLAMARILRTGANILLLDEITEGLAPVIVQTLAKVLTQLKQRGLTILLVEQNFRFAAPIADRHYVMEHGHIVEEIHASELEAKTELLNTYLGV; encoded by the coding sequence ATGACTGCAGTGATGAATGCCCAGTCACAGCGCGAAAAGCTGCGCATTAACGACCTGCACGCTTTCTACGGCGAGTCCCACATCCTGCATGGCATCGATCTGTCGATCAAACAGGGAGAACTGGTCACCCTGCTGGGTCGCAACGGTTCCGGCCGCACCACCACCCTGCGTGCGATCATGAACATGGTGGGCAAGCGATCAGGATCGATCAATATCAACGGGCACGAAACCATCGACATGCCCAGCCACCGTATCGCTCATCTGGGCCTGGGTTACTGCCCGGAAGAAAGGGGCATTTTTTCCAGTCTCAACGTCGAAGAGAACCTCATGCTCCCTCCCAGCGTGCGCTCCGACGGCATGTCGGTGGAGGAGATCTATGCCATGTTTCCCAACCTGGCCGAACGTCGCAAGAGCCAGGGCACACGCCTCTCTGGCGGCGAACAGCAGATGCTGGCCATGGCCCGTATCCTGCGTACCGGCGCCAACATCCTGTTGCTCGACGAGATCACCGAGGGCCTGGCACCGGTGATCGTGCAGACGCTTGCCAAGGTGCTCACCCAGCTCAAGCAGCGAGGCCTGACCATCCTTCTGGTGGAGCAGAACTTCCGCTTCGCCGCCCCCATAGCCGATCGCCATTACGTGATGGAGCACGGCCACATCGTCGAGGAAATTCACGCCAGCGAGCTGGAAGCCAAGACCGAGTTGCTGAACACCTACCTCGGTGTGTAA
- a CDS encoding ABC transporter ATP-binding protein, which yields MQRDLILETKHLVKEFKGFTAVDDVNLKVERGTIHALIGPNGAGKTTVFNLLTKFLTPTRGSLLFNGQDITRENPASIARMGVVRSFQISAVFANLSVLENVRVALQRKRGDSFVFWRSEKTLDRLNERALELLDSVGLRDFSKVRAVDLPYGRKRSLEIATTLALDPELLLLDEPTQGMGHEDVSVITELIREVAKDRTILMVEHNLKVVANLSDRITVLQRGAILTEGDYQAVSADPRVREAYMGVEADPSTAQNTIDDSDLEATA from the coding sequence ATGCAACGGGATCTGATCTTGGAGACCAAGCATCTTGTAAAAGAGTTTAAGGGTTTTACCGCCGTTGACGACGTCAACCTTAAGGTCGAGCGCGGAACCATTCATGCCTTGATTGGCCCCAACGGGGCCGGGAAGACAACCGTATTCAATCTGCTGACCAAGTTTCTGACTCCGACCCGGGGAAGCTTGCTGTTCAACGGACAAGACATCACCAGAGAAAACCCAGCCTCGATAGCCCGCATGGGAGTGGTCCGCTCTTTCCAGATATCTGCTGTGTTTGCGAACCTGTCTGTGCTGGAAAACGTACGCGTGGCATTACAACGCAAACGCGGCGACAGCTTTGTGTTCTGGCGTTCGGAAAAGACGCTGGATAGGCTCAACGAGCGTGCTCTGGAACTGCTGGACTCAGTCGGCTTGCGCGACTTTTCCAAAGTGCGAGCCGTCGACCTGCCTTATGGCCGCAAGCGTTCACTGGAGATCGCTACCACACTGGCGCTGGATCCTGAGCTGCTGTTGCTCGACGAACCAACCCAGGGTATGGGACACGAGGATGTCAGCGTCATCACCGAGCTGATCAGGGAAGTAGCCAAGGATCGCACCATCCTGATGGTCGAGCACAACCTCAAGGTGGTAGCCAACCTGTCAGACCGTATCACCGTACTGCAGCGAGGCGCCATTCTCACCGAGGGTGACTACCAAGCCGTATCCGCCGACCCGCGGGTACGCGAGGCCTACATGGGCGTCGAAGCGGATCCGTCGACGGCGCAGAACACTATCGACGACAGCGACCTGGAGGCTACTGCATGA
- a CDS encoding nitroreductase has protein sequence MHIDNAIRTRKSVRRFRPDSISREVIEHILELAARAPSGNNVQPWHVHVITGIAKLELCSDILAAAREDASAHEPEYAYYPTEWFEPYQGRRREVGFSLYNRLGIGRGDRDARDTQMLRNFQFFDAPVGLLISLDRRLSTGSYIDLGMFIQNILLAARGQGLHTCAQAAFAGYHRVIRDHLPLAEQDILVCGIALGYEDPEAPENGLITGRAPVSDFAAFHGFED, from the coding sequence ATGCATATCGACAATGCCATTCGCACCCGCAAGTCGGTGCGCCGCTTCCGCCCCGACAGTATATCAAGAGAGGTAATCGAGCATATTCTGGAGCTGGCCGCCCGCGCGCCGAGCGGCAACAATGTGCAACCCTGGCATGTCCACGTGATCACCGGCATAGCCAAGCTCGAACTGTGCAGCGACATCCTCGCCGCTGCACGCGAGGATGCCAGCGCGCACGAGCCCGAATATGCCTATTACCCGACCGAATGGTTCGAGCCCTACCAAGGCAGGCGGCGCGAAGTGGGCTTCTCGCTTTACAACCGGTTGGGTATCGGTCGCGGTGACAGGGATGCCCGCGACACCCAGATGCTGCGAAACTTCCAGTTCTTTGACGCACCAGTAGGGCTGCTGATCAGCCTGGACCGGCGACTCAGTACCGGCAGCTATATCGACCTGGGGATGTTTATCCAGAACATCCTTCTGGCCGCCCGCGGCCAGGGCCTGCACACCTGCGCCCAGGCGGCCTTCGCAGGCTACCACCGGGTGATCCGCGACCACCTCCCCCTGGCCGAGCAGGACATCCTGGTCTGCGGCATTGCACTGGGGTACGAAGACCCCGAGGCCCCCGAGAACGGCCTGATTACCGGGCGCGCCCCCGTATCGGATTTTGCAGCCTTTCACGGCTTCGAGGACTGA
- a CDS encoding MarR family winged helix-turn-helix transcriptional regulator, producing the protein MTQLDSGGIPNRLFFRLFQTGNVLQRQVQKEMGISTVQWAVLGALSRTGYEQGVSFNELTDYLVVSRQNLDGVLKRMERDDHVVRVPHPEDGRARLVRLTETGQTYWNNLQERIQEFYSQGLHGFSFDDSVSLLHYLNKLQGTLTDITLEPTKAPEPE; encoded by the coding sequence ATGACTCAACTGGATTCCGGAGGCATCCCCAACCGGCTGTTTTTCCGTCTTTTTCAGACCGGCAACGTACTGCAACGCCAGGTACAGAAAGAGATGGGCATCAGCACAGTGCAATGGGCCGTACTCGGAGCCCTGTCACGCACAGGATATGAACAGGGAGTCTCGTTCAATGAGCTGACCGACTATCTGGTGGTCAGTCGCCAGAATCTCGATGGCGTCCTCAAGCGGATGGAACGGGACGACCATGTTGTGCGTGTCCCCCATCCCGAGGACGGTCGGGCCAGACTGGTGAGACTGACCGAAACGGGCCAAACCTACTGGAACAATCTGCAGGAGCGGATTCAGGAATTTTATAGCCAGGGGCTGCACGGCTTCAGCTTCGACGACTCGGTCAGCCTGCTGCATTATCTCAACAAACTGCAGGGTACCCTGACCGACATTACGCTCGAGCCAACCAAGGCTCCCGAGCCCGAATAG
- the aliB gene encoding cyclohexanecarboxyl-CoA dehydrogenase, whose amino-acid sequence MNFAFTEEQNAIREMVARFSKEVLAPRYAQREQEGGIERSVAEQLGEMGLLGGELPEAFGGSGLDCVTSGLIIEEIARGDFNVGYLPLLCSLNGQIIANFAQPELAQEWLPQIIAGRKLVCIALTEPHGGSDAASLRLKAERRGDSYVLNGEKTSISIADQADVAVVFARTGTQQQRASGISAFLVPMNLPGITTTRFKDLGQHAIGRGSIFFDSVEIPASHLLGTEGSGFKQVMQGFDYSRALIGLQCLAIAQQSLDETWEWLTERHAFDQPLSAFQGLTHPLAELQTYVGAARLQCYYSLWLKDNGLPHNSEAAMNKWWAPKLAYDVVHQCLLAHGHTGYDEDFPMAQRLRDVLGLQIGDGTAQIMKNIIVREATKL is encoded by the coding sequence ATGAATTTTGCATTTACCGAAGAACAAAACGCGATCCGGGAAATGGTGGCCCGCTTCAGCAAGGAGGTGCTGGCACCACGCTACGCCCAACGGGAACAGGAAGGCGGCATCGAGCGCAGCGTCGCCGAACAGCTCGGCGAGATGGGATTACTCGGCGGCGAACTGCCGGAAGCATTCGGCGGCAGCGGACTGGACTGCGTCACCAGTGGCCTGATCATCGAAGAAATCGCCCGCGGTGACTTCAATGTTGGCTACCTGCCGCTGCTGTGCTCGCTCAACGGTCAGATCATCGCCAACTTCGCCCAGCCAGAACTGGCACAGGAGTGGCTGCCGCAGATCATCGCCGGTCGCAAGCTGGTGTGTATTGCACTGACAGAACCCCACGGCGGCTCCGATGCGGCCAGCCTGCGCCTCAAGGCCGAGCGCCGCGGCGACAGCTATGTATTGAACGGTGAAAAGACCTCAATCTCGATCGCCGACCAGGCCGACGTCGCCGTGGTGTTCGCCCGCACCGGCACCCAGCAACAGCGCGCCAGCGGCATCAGCGCCTTCCTGGTGCCGATGAACCTGCCCGGTATCACCACCACGCGTTTCAAGGACCTGGGCCAGCACGCCATCGGCCGCGGCTCGATCTTCTTCGACTCAGTGGAAATCCCGGCCAGCCACCTGCTGGGAACAGAAGGCAGCGGCTTCAAGCAGGTCATGCAAGGCTTTGACTACAGCCGTGCACTGATCGGCCTGCAATGCCTGGCCATTGCCCAGCAGTCACTGGACGAGACCTGGGAGTGGCTCACCGAACGCCACGCCTTCGATCAACCGCTGTCAGCCTTCCAGGGCCTGACCCACCCCCTGGCCGAACTGCAAACCTATGTCGGCGCAGCCCGGCTGCAGTGTTATTACTCGCTGTGGCTGAAAGACAACGGACTGCCACACAACAGTGAAGCAGCGATGAACAAGTGGTGGGCGCCCAAGCTCGCGTATGATGTCGTCCATCAGTGCCTGCTGGCCCATGGTCACACCGGTTACGATGAAGACTTCCCGATGGCACAGCGACTGCGTGACGTTCTGGGGCTGCAAATAGGTGACGGCACGGCCCAGATCATGAAAAATATCATCGTTCGAGAAGCGACAAAGCTGTAG